From one Ochotona princeps isolate mOchPri1 unplaced genomic scaffold, mOchPri1.hap1 HAP1_SCAFFOLD_2896, whole genome shotgun sequence genomic stretch:
- the LOC131479064 gene encoding CTTNBP2 N-terminal-like protein: protein MNLEKLSKPELLTLFSILEGELEARDLVIEALKAQHRDTFIEERYGKYNISDPLMALQRDFETLKEKNDGEKQPVCTNPLSILKMVIKQCKNMQERMLSQLAAAESRHRKVGPPRGWGKADTRRPLPASSFWV from the exons ATGAATCTGGAAAAACTCAGCAAGCCTGAACTCCTGACACTATTCAGTATTCTTGAAGGAGAGCTTGAAGCAAGGGACCTTGTGATAGAAGCTTTAAAG GCCCAACACAGAGACACTTTCATTGAAGAACGTTATGGAAAATATAACATCAGCGATCCTTTAATGGCTCTGCAGAGAGATTTTGAAACACTGAAGGAGAAGAATGATGGGGAGAAGCAGCCCGTCTGCACAAACCCACTGTCCATCCTCAAGATGGTGATAAAGCAGTGCAAGAACATGCAGGAGCGCATGTTGTCCCAGCTGGCTGCTGCCGAGAGCAGACACCGAAAGGTAGGGCCACCCCGGGGGTGGGGCAAGGCTGACACCCGCCGGCCGCTGCCAGCTTCCTCTTTCTGGGTATGA